Proteins encoded by one window of Synergistes jonesii:
- the ychF gene encoding redox-regulated ATPase YchF → MLHCGIVGLPLSGKSTVYNVITRAGAEVKPYAGGKTDPNRAVVSVPDKRFDELVRIHKPRKETPAQVEFVDLAGLSRGAGKGEGLGNAFLSFVADADALIQVIRCFANPSVEHPEGSIDPLRDWDIVDDELIFRDLAVIENRLSKLRAKKKLTSDEDKEKNLLEKCYDCLMEEKPLSAIDLKSEERRQLRGFAFVTSKPQIVLLNLDESQNEEEKIPQWDGLKKRADERGVKLCKLYGSLEMDIMELAPEEAAEFTEGLNITEPGRERLIEEAYRLLGLVSFFTCGPDEVRAWTLHKGESAVDAAGTIHSDLARGFIRAQVVAFDDYMRNNYSLDECRKTGTLRLEGKEYVVKDGDMIEIRFNV, encoded by the coding sequence ATGCTGCATTGCGGGATAGTGGGACTGCCGCTCAGCGGAAAATCTACGGTTTATAACGTGATCACGAGGGCGGGCGCGGAGGTGAAGCCCTACGCCGGAGGCAAGACCGACCCCAACAGGGCCGTCGTCTCCGTGCCGGACAAACGTTTCGACGAGCTTGTGCGGATACACAAGCCGCGCAAGGAGACGCCGGCGCAGGTGGAATTCGTCGACCTGGCCGGGCTGTCGCGCGGCGCGGGGAAGGGAGAGGGGCTCGGCAACGCCTTTTTGTCCTTCGTCGCGGACGCCGACGCGCTGATTCAGGTGATACGCTGTTTCGCCAATCCCTCCGTCGAACACCCGGAGGGCTCTATAGACCCGCTGCGCGACTGGGACATCGTCGACGACGAGCTTATCTTCCGCGACCTCGCGGTGATCGAAAACCGCCTCTCGAAGCTGCGCGCGAAGAAGAAGCTAACGTCCGACGAAGATAAAGAAAAAAATCTGCTTGAGAAGTGCTACGACTGTCTGATGGAGGAAAAACCGCTCTCGGCCATAGATCTGAAGTCCGAAGAACGGCGGCAGCTGCGCGGCTTCGCCTTCGTCACGTCGAAGCCGCAGATCGTCCTGCTCAACCTCGACGAAAGCCAGAACGAGGAGGAGAAGATCCCGCAGTGGGACGGGCTGAAAAAGCGCGCCGACGAGCGCGGCGTGAAGCTCTGCAAGCTCTACGGCAGCTTGGAAATGGACATAATGGAGCTCGCCCCCGAGGAAGCCGCCGAATTCACTGAAGGGCTGAATATCACGGAGCCGGGGCGCGAACGCCTGATAGAAGAGGCCTACCGCCTGCTCGGGCTCGTCAGCTTTTTCACCTGCGGCCCCGACGAAGTGCGCGCGTGGACGCTGCATAAGGGAGAAAGCGCCGTTGACGCGGCCGGGACGATACATTCGGACCTTGCGCGCGGCTTCATACGCGCTCAGGTAGTAGCGTTCGACGACTACATGAGAAACAATTATTCCCTTGACGAATGCCGCAAAACGGGGACTCTGCGTCTCGAAGGGAAAGAATACGTCGTCAAGGACGGGGATATGATAGAAATCAGATTCAACGTTTAG
- a CDS encoding M55 family metallopeptidase, which translates to MKIYISSDMEGCTGVVSAAQADPGGQEYSFGRVMQLHDLDAAVKGAFDGGAERVIVNDAHGSMTNVDISRLGRGVRLVSGSPKLLGMMEEVGGCGGAVFLGYHAMAGTEKAVLDHSYDKQTIYSLSVNGRKMGEAGFNALLAGVQDVPVIAVSGDCALCIEAGSLLGENVETIPVKEGLAHAAALCLPPEESCEKIYAGVKRAAEKLKAGEFSPFTMEAPYVLDVGLANTMQADAASLVPGAVRIAPRALRFETEDALELRRVLYSVIASASAQKGAF; encoded by the coding sequence ATGAAAATATACATCAGCTCCGATATGGAGGGCTGCACCGGCGTCGTGTCGGCCGCGCAGGCCGACCCCGGCGGTCAGGAGTATTCTTTCGGGCGCGTGATGCAGCTGCACGACCTCGACGCCGCCGTCAAAGGAGCCTTCGACGGCGGAGCGGAGCGCGTGATAGTGAACGACGCGCACGGCTCGATGACCAACGTAGACATATCGCGTTTGGGGCGCGGCGTGCGCCTCGTCTCCGGCTCGCCGAAGCTTCTCGGCATGATGGAGGAGGTCGGCGGCTGCGGCGGCGCGGTCTTCCTCGGCTATCACGCGATGGCCGGAACGGAAAAGGCCGTGCTCGACCACAGCTACGACAAGCAGACGATCTACTCTCTCTCGGTGAACGGCAGAAAAATGGGCGAAGCCGGCTTCAACGCGCTGTTGGCCGGGGTCCAGGACGTCCCGGTCATAGCGGTGAGCGGCGACTGCGCGCTCTGCATCGAGGCCGGCAGCCTCTTAGGCGAGAATGTGGAGACGATTCCCGTGAAGGAGGGGCTCGCCCACGCGGCGGCCCTCTGTCTGCCGCCGGAAGAAAGTTGCGAAAAAATCTACGCTGGCGTGAAGCGCGCCGCCGAAAAACTGAAAGCCGGCGAATTTTCCCCCTTTACGATGGAAGCGCCCTACGTCCTCGACGTGGGGCTCGCAAACACGATGCAGGCCGACGCCGCGTCGCTCGTCCCGGGCGCCGTGAGGATCGCGCCGCGCGCTCTGCGCTTTGAGACGGAGGACGCGCTCGAACTCCGCCGCGTCCTCTATTCGGTGATCGCAAGCGCTTCTGCGCAGAAGGGCGCGTTTTGA